The proteins below come from a single Kosakonia sp. SMBL-WEM22 genomic window:
- the kdpA gene encoding potassium-transporting ATPase subunit KdpA, with protein sequence MAAQAFLLVAGFLLVLFLLARPLGSLLAKLIAGQPLPGVCAMENLLWRGLGIDTREMNWRHYLLAILGLNLLGLALLFALLLLQGILPLNPQNLPGLSWHLALNTAVSFVTNTNWQSYAGESTLSYFSQMVGLTVQNFLSAATGIAVVFALIRAFARRSMETLGNAWVDLTRITLWVLLPLALLIALFFIQQGTLQNLLPYQPYTSLEGVQHLMPMGPVASQEAIKMLGTNGGGFFNANSSHPFENPTALTNFVQMLAIFLIPAALCFAFGEAVSDRRQGQMLLWAMSIIFVVCVAIVMRAEWLGNPHFLALGGDSTINMEGKESRFGILASSLYAVVTTAASCGAVNAMHDSFTALGGMIPMWLMQIGEVVFGGVGSGLYGMLLFVLLAVFIAGLMIGRTPEFLGKKIDVREMKMTALAILVTPALVLIGTALAIMTDAGRSGMFNPGIHGFSEVLYAVSSAANNNGSAFGGLSANTPFWNCLLAFCMFVGRFGVIVPVLAIAGSLVSKKIQPTSSGTLPTHGPLFIGLLIGTVLLVGALTFIPALALGPVAEYLQF encoded by the coding sequence ATGGCCGCTCAAGCGTTTCTTCTGGTTGCCGGCTTTCTGCTGGTACTGTTCCTGCTGGCGCGCCCGCTTGGCTCGCTACTGGCGAAGCTGATTGCCGGGCAGCCCTTGCCGGGCGTGTGTGCTATGGAAAACCTGCTCTGGCGCGGGTTAGGCATCGACACCCGTGAAATGAACTGGCGGCACTATCTGCTGGCGATCCTGGGGCTTAACCTGTTGGGCCTCGCCCTGCTGTTTGCCCTGCTACTGCTGCAAGGCATTCTGCCGCTGAACCCGCAGAACCTGCCTGGCCTCTCCTGGCACCTGGCGCTTAACACCGCCGTCAGCTTTGTCACCAATACCAACTGGCAATCCTACGCTGGTGAAAGCACACTGAGTTACTTCAGCCAGATGGTCGGCCTGACGGTGCAGAACTTCCTCTCTGCTGCCACCGGCATCGCGGTGGTGTTTGCACTGATCCGCGCCTTCGCCCGCCGTAGCATGGAGACGCTGGGCAACGCGTGGGTCGATCTGACGCGCATTACGCTCTGGGTGCTGCTGCCGCTGGCGCTGCTGATCGCCCTCTTTTTTATCCAGCAAGGGACGCTGCAAAACCTGCTCCCCTACCAGCCCTACACCTCCCTTGAAGGGGTTCAACACCTGATGCCGATGGGTCCGGTCGCCTCGCAGGAAGCGATTAAGATGCTTGGCACCAACGGCGGCGGCTTCTTTAACGCCAACTCATCCCATCCGTTTGAAAACCCTACCGCACTGACCAACTTTGTGCAGATGCTGGCGATCTTCCTGATCCCTGCTGCGCTCTGTTTCGCCTTTGGTGAAGCGGTAAGCGATCGCCGTCAGGGGCAGATGTTGCTATGGGCGATGTCGATAATCTTTGTCGTCTGCGTGGCGATTGTGATGCGGGCCGAGTGGCTAGGTAACCCGCACTTCCTGGCGCTCGGCGGCGACAGCACCATCAACATGGAAGGTAAAGAGAGCCGCTTCGGCATCCTCGCCAGCAGCCTCTACGCCGTAGTCACCACCGCCGCCTCCTGCGGTGCGGTCAACGCCATGCACGACTCCTTTACCGCACTGGGCGGCATGATCCCGATGTGGTTAATGCAGATTGGTGAAGTGGTGTTTGGCGGCGTCGGCTCAGGCCTCTACGGCATGCTGCTGTTTGTCCTGCTGGCGGTGTTTATCGCCGGGTTGATGATTGGCCGCACGCCGGAGTTCCTTGGTAAAAAAATTGATGTCCGCGAAATGAAAATGACCGCGCTGGCAATCCTTGTCACCCCGGCGCTGGTGCTGATCGGCACGGCGCTGGCGATCATGACCGACGCCGGGCGCAGCGGCATGTTCAACCCCGGCATTCATGGCTTCAGTGAAGTGTTGTACGCCGTCTCCTCCGCCGCCAACAACAACGGCAGCGCCTTTGGTGGCCTAAGCGCCAACACGCCTTTCTGGAACTGTCTGCTCGCCTTCTGCATGTTTGTCGGCCGCTTCGGCGTGATTGTGCCGGTGCTGGCGATCGCTGGCTCGCTGGTGAGCAAAAAAATTCAGCCCACCAGCTCCGGCACCCTGCCGACCCACGGCCCGCTCTTTATCGGCCTTCTGATCGGCACCGTGCTGCTGGTTGGCGCATTGACCTTTATTCCTGCCCTGGCCCTTGGCCCGGTGGCGGAATACCTTCAGTTTTGA
- the kdpF gene encoding K(+)-transporting ATPase subunit F: MSAGVLIGIVLVFLLLGYLIYALINAEAF, translated from the coding sequence GTGAGTGCAGGCGTGCTAATCGGCATCGTGCTGGTTTTCCTGTTATTGGGCTACCTGATTTACGCCCTGATAAACGCGGAGGCATTTTAA
- a CDS encoding YbfA family protein yields the protein MNTYKMFPAHIVLMRRAFAVAAGLLALPVMLFWKDRARFYSYLHRVWAKTSEKPVWMDQAEKATCDFY from the coding sequence ATGAATACATATAAAATGTTTCCAGCGCACATTGTGCTGATGCGTCGTGCTTTCGCCGTTGCGGCGGGTCTGCTGGCACTGCCGGTAATGTTGTTCTGGAAGGATCGCGCACGGTTCTACAGCTATCTGCACCGCGTCTGGGCGAAAACCAGCGAAAAACCGGTATGGATGGATCAAGCCGAAAAAGCAACCTGCGACTTTTATTAA